A single Brassica rapa cultivar Chiifu-401-42 chromosome A04, CAAS_Brap_v3.01, whole genome shotgun sequence DNA region contains:
- the LOC103864026 gene encoding uncharacterized protein LOC103864026 gives MKTDYGKQREASACDDVTDQDKTVVSRIMQRFRPIAPKPPVGESSDDTKSCRFLRRNRRFKRKYVRVQNKNISSDRSNNNKDMICSNKKACGDGEKIKTDLDEEIGGEDKSDIVTLQLLPDKDKDHQADKDNTDPSDMDPITSLNISSSLDRTVVESWLTVECVNNTCTELGGYHKLQLSRMNEGEEIVMRMLYFDTCPWLVSDGSNRVYWINRAYRNMLGDPNAEVTIKVWLVVATDLMEEMSCMVESYGAVTCRVRVRYDTSTWRNEKSHSESEVKMTVPCDVWRMGSSGGLAWRLDVESALTLGRYN, from the coding sequence ATGAAGACAGACTACGGAAAGCAGCGGGAAGCTTCTGCTTGCGATGATGTTACAGATCAAGACAAGACCGTTGTAAGCAGGATAATGCAACGGTTCCGTCCAATCGCACCAAAACCACCTGTCGGCGAATCTTCTGACGACACAAAGAGTTGCAGATTCCTCCGAAGAAACCGAAGATTTAAACGAAAGTATGTTAGGGTTCAGAATAAAAACATCAGTAGTGATAgaagtaataataataaagatatGATATGTAGTAATAAGAAAGCTTGCGGCGATGGAGAGAAGATAAAGACGGATCTTGATGAAGAGATAGGCGGTGAGGATAAGAGCGATATCGTCACACTTCAGTTGCTTCCGGATAAGGATAAAGATCATCAAGCTGATAAGGATAATACGGATCCGAGTGATATGGATCCAATAACGAGTTTAAATATATCATCATCTTTAGATCGGACGGTGGTGGAGTCGTGGTTGACGGTAGAGTGTGTTAATAACACATGTACTGAACTGGGAGGGTATCACAAGCTACAGCTAAGCCGTATGAATGAGGGGGAGGAGATAGTGATGAGGATGCTGTATTTTGACACGTGTCCTTGGTTAGTTTCTGATGGATCAAACCGGGTCTATTGGATCAACCGGGCGTACCGGAATATGTTGGGAGATCCGAATGCAGAGGTGACTATCAAAGTATGGCTGGTGGTGGCGACGGACCTTATGGAAGAGATGTCGTGCATGGTGGAGTCGTACGGTGCGGTGACATGCAGGGTTAGGGTTCGGTATGATACGTCGACGTGGAGGAATGAGAAGAGTCACTCGGAGTCAGAAGTGAAGATGACTGTGCCGTGTGATGTATGGAGGATGGGATCATCAGGTGGGTTGGCTTGGAGATTAGATGTTGAATCAGCTCTAACACTTGGAAggtataactga
- the LOC103864025 gene encoding lysine histidine transporter 1 produces MVSQPPQDDYDEKSARQKEIDAWLPITSSRNAKWWYSAFHNVTAMVGAGVLGLPYAMSQLGWGPGITVMVLSWIITLYTLWQMVEMHEMVPGKRFDRYHELGQHAFGEKLGLYIVVPQQLIVEIGVCIVYMVTGGKSLKKFHDLVCDDCKPIKLTYFIMIFASVHFVLSHLPNFNSISGVSLAAAVMSLSYSTIAWAASASKGVQEDVEYGYKAKSTAGTVFNFFSGLGDVAFAYAGHNVVLEIQATIPSTPEKPSKGPMWKGVIVAYIVVALCYFPVAFVGYYIFGNGVDDNILMSLKKPAWLIATANMFVVIHVIGSYQIYAMPVFDMMETLLVKKLNFRPTTILRFCVRNFYVAVTMFLGMTFPFFGGLLAFFGGFAFAPTTYFLPCIIWLAIYKPRKYGLSWWANWVCIVFGIFLMVLSPIGGLRTIVIQAKEYKFYS; encoded by the exons atgGTATCTCAACCTCCTCAAGATGATTAT GATGAGAAATCGGCGAGACAAAAAGAAATAGATGCTTGGTTACCAATTACTTCATCAAGAAATGCTAAGTGGTGGTACTCTGCTTTTCACAATGTCACCGCCATGGTTGGTGCCGGAGTTCTCGGCCTCCCTTACGCTATGTCTCAGCTCGGCTG GGGACCAGGAATTACAGTAATGGTTCTCTCATGGATCATAACACTATACACATTATGGCAAATGGTGGAAATGCACGAAATGGTTCCGGGAAAGCGTTTCGATCGCTACCACGAGCTCGGACAACACGCGTTCGGGGAAAAACTCGGTCTTTACATAGTCGTGCCGCAACAGCTGATCGTGGAAATAGGCGTTTGCATCGTTTATATGGTCACTGGAGGCAAATCACTAAAGAAGTTTCATGATCTTGTTTGTGATGATTGTAAACCCATCAAACTTACTTACTTCATCATGATATTCGCTTCTGTTCACTTCGTCCTCTCTCATCTCCCCAATTTCAATTCTATATCCGGTGTGTCTCTTGCCGCCGCGGTTATGTCTCTCAG CTACTCAACAATCGCATGGGCAGCTTCGGCGAGTAAAGGTGTTCAAGAAGATGTTGAATACGGTTACAAAGCAAAATCAACGGCCGGTACGGTTTTCAATTTCTTCAGCGGTTTAGGTGATGTTGCCTTCGCTTATGCGGGCCACAACGTGGTCCTTGAGATCCAAGCAACGATCCCTTCAACTCCTGAGAAACCTTCAAAAGGTCCGATGTGGAAAGGAGTCATTGTTGCTTACATCGTCGTCGCGCTCTGTTATTTTCCGGTGGCCTTCGTTGGATATTATATTTTCGGGAACGGTGTTGATGACAATATCCTCATGTCACTTAAGAAACCGGCTTGGTTAATCGCGACGGCAAACATGTTCGTTGTGATCCACGTTATTGGTAGTTACCAG aTTTATGCAATGCCAGTTTTTGACATGATGGAAACTTTGTTGGTCAAGAAGCTTAATTTCAGACCTACCACGATTCTCCGGTTCTGTGTTCGCAATTTCTACGTTG CTGTAACAATGTTTCTAGGTATGACGTTTCCTTTCTTTGGTGGGCTTTTAGCGTTCTTTGGTGGATTCGCGTTTGCTCCAACGACATACTTC CTTCCTTGCATAATTTGGCTAGCTATCTACAAACCTAGGAAGTACGGCTTATCTTGGTGGGCCAACTGG GTATGTATCGTGTTTGGTATTTTCTTAATGGTCTTGTCGCCGATTGGAGGGCTAAGGACGATCGTTATTCAAGCAAAGGAATACAAGTTTTACTCGTAA